The Solirubrobacterales bacterium genome includes the window AGGTCAGCAGTCCTACCGGTAGGTAATCATTTCACGTTGCGAGTCGAAGTATCCGTGGGCGTTCCACGTGACGAGGCTCGTCCCGCTACGCCCCGAGATGACCTTCGTCTCGGAGCAGTTCGCGCAAGTTCGGTTGAGCCGCGTCCAACCATCAGGGCCTAGACCGAGCAGTACCGAGGCGACGGCGCTGATCGGACCCCCGGAGGTGAACACGAGGATGTTCTTTGCGCCGTCATCTTCGAGCGCCTCGACACCCGCGCGTGCGCGTTCGACAAACTCAGCCCAGGGCTCGGCGTACTCATCGTCGTGAAGACCCGCCGTCCAACGCGCCAGCGCATCGTCGAACAGCAACTGGAACTGGTGCCGCGGGTCGCCCTTGCGCGCAAGGTCGGCCACCATCAGCGTCTTTGACTTGTAAGCAGGCTTCTGGCGCACGATCACTTCTTCGTGGTCGAATTCGTTCCAACGTTCGTCAACTCGCGGCGTGAGCTCGAGCCCCATCCCCGCCAGCGTCGCCTCCGCCGTCTGCGCGTGACGCTTCATTGCGCCACAGATCACGAGGTCGG containing:
- a CDS encoding histidine phosphatase family protein, which translates into the protein MPVIRLIRHGQASFGLKNYDQLSDLGVEQSRALGESLRDRAADTDLVICGAMKRHAQTAEATLAGMGLELTPRVDERWNEFDHEEVIVRQKPAYKSKTLMVADLARKGDPRHQFQLLFDDALARWTAGLHDDEYAEPWAEFVERARAGVEALEDDGAKNILVFTSGGPISAVASVLLGLGPDGWTRLNRTCANCSETKVISGRSGTSLVTWNAHGYFDSQREMITYR